The Candidatus Thermoplasmatota archaeon genome has a segment encoding these proteins:
- a CDS encoding DUF2341 domain-containing protein — translation MKEPSRMSYPRVILCSLLIALAIVSSSFSSGRLFSIGAATDNKTILLLRYDFPQPAVTKIGNYHRITMGELSTVAIGGAGKPEMPVKEAKILLPPNAEIENMAVQGERIKLAGSYLLEPSSGAVPLCCEELKSIAADTIFYSSATEFPGALSSTPRLQGFRGYSILLLNLYPLQYIPKTGELYYYSELELSVSLSFRAQEITELYRGFSEDRSQVMQIVDNPEILSYYETLPNKGLKASVRYLIITDANLVSAFNPLVDWRTQRGISTAIETVQNITNNYTGADTQEKIRNYIKDKYLSWGVEYVLLGADDELLPHRGFYVDIGDVSDEDIPCDLYYGGLDGTWNTDGDSYWAEPGEEDYYAEVYVGRAPVNTVTEAQTFVNKLKSFEGSARSKNITLHGNVVDNHGTTTRDCKEGGLETDVPLENRVGVRYYLPTDYAITPLYDSGTGAVTINKTIWENQWKEGRLIINHGSHGNVEEYYINYQGTKISYTDTSAYALTNSYYPIHLTIACYTGSFDGRNPPFPYGSGGYVSDKDCLAEEFIINPGGGCSACIMNSRFGLYGGQNKPIKFSGELDVQFYNKTFNLSIPYVGKALQLTREHFAPLAAQGTNNGSDYDAYRWVVYTWNLLGDPIMELVIFKPPENDVGIEHVNISEEVSGIYYTGPHYINATVKNYGNRSQEPFNVSCEIAEIVGSSEIVVFNNTKQTTGVMAQNDTQLITWSYEFKEQATYRINVRTLLGSDEKSANNLGSVQIDVKFLIAVTEGWNLVALPYFPKELKASELANNIPYCSHIKRFDSELQVYETYTKGTPASDFYLEKGSGYFVYVTQSSKFYINGSKASVFAKSLKPGWNLLGAVAESTTKASYISSTINYCSAIAYWDKGLGRFVIHIPNTAVGDFDIERTDGFAVYVASKSSWVNRDWSRRRAISINNSANPNTLTEYQLKLSIPYDSDMNSDFSDLRFVDYELTTELPYWLENYVASSSANVWIKVPRIEASTTTTIYMYYGNPNATSISDPDSVFILYDNFEKDKGWSYYETVSQLTGGYATDQYFSPIQSYKLQLPGGSSMDLGNYTEIYKIITLSSLDSINISVYNRGYNDGGSSAEVYMRVLVNESIIISNNIPSGTSTVAWTLRTGTYAPSSLTIKLQLRLYFNDSGTKWAERDCWWDDIMVRKHSAQEPSCQIGSEEIAGT, via the coding sequence ATGAAAGAGCCAAGTAGGATGTCCTATCCAAGAGTTATTCTATGCTCTCTTCTTATAGCTCTAGCAATTGTTTCTTCATCATTCAGTTCAGGAAGGCTATTTTCAATCGGAGCAGCAACTGATAACAAGACGATATTATTACTAAGATATGACTTTCCGCAGCCTGCTGTGACTAAGATAGGTAATTACCATAGAATAACGATGGGCGAGCTTAGTACGGTAGCTATAGGCGGGGCAGGCAAGCCCGAGATGCCTGTAAAAGAAGCTAAAATTTTACTCCCGCCGAACGCAGAAATTGAAAATATGGCGGTGCAGGGAGAGCGAATAAAACTGGCAGGCAGTTATCTTCTAGAGCCTAGTTCCGGAGCAGTGCCTTTATGCTGCGAAGAGCTCAAGAGCATAGCAGCCGATACTATATTTTACAGCTCCGCAACAGAATTCCCTGGGGCACTAAGCTCAACTCCTAGATTACAAGGTTTTAGAGGGTACTCTATACTACTTTTGAACTTATATCCGCTTCAATACATCCCTAAAACAGGCGAGCTGTACTATTATAGCGAATTGGAGCTAAGTGTAAGTTTGAGTTTTAGAGCTCAGGAGATAACAGAGCTTTATAGAGGTTTTTCAGAAGATAGAAGTCAAGTAATGCAGATAGTGGATAACCCAGAGATTTTGAGTTATTACGAGACCTTACCGAATAAAGGTTTGAAAGCGAGCGTCAGGTATTTAATAATAACAGATGCAAATCTTGTTAGTGCATTTAATCCTCTAGTCGATTGGAGAACTCAGCGTGGAATAAGCACTGCAATTGAAACAGTCCAAAATATAACTAACAATTACACAGGCGCAGACACTCAAGAAAAAATTCGTAACTACATCAAAGATAAATATCTAAGCTGGGGCGTTGAATACGTGCTTTTAGGCGCTGACGACGAGCTATTACCGCATAGAGGTTTCTACGTCGATATTGGCGATGTAAGTGATGAAGACATACCTTGCGATTTGTACTACGGTGGGCTTGACGGTACTTGGAATACAGACGGCGACAGTTACTGGGCTGAGCCAGGAGAAGAGGATTATTATGCAGAAGTCTATGTAGGTAGAGCGCCTGTAAATACTGTAACAGAAGCTCAGACTTTCGTTAATAAACTAAAATCATTCGAAGGCTCTGCAAGATCGAAGAACATTACACTCCACGGCAATGTAGTTGACAACCACGGTACTACAACAAGAGATTGTAAAGAAGGCGGTCTAGAAACAGATGTACCTTTAGAGAACAGAGTTGGCGTGCGGTACTACCTGCCTACTGACTATGCAATAACGCCTCTTTACGATAGTGGTACAGGCGCAGTTACTATTAATAAAACTATTTGGGAAAATCAATGGAAGGAGGGCAGATTAATAATAAATCACGGCAGTCATGGGAATGTAGAAGAATATTACATTAACTATCAAGGCACCAAAATAAGTTATACAGATACTTCTGCGTACGCGCTTACTAACAGCTACTATCCAATACATTTAACTATAGCTTGCTATACAGGCTCTTTCGACGGCAGGAATCCTCCGTTCCCTTACGGCTCCGGCGGCTACGTGTCAGATAAAGATTGTTTAGCAGAAGAGTTTATAATTAATCCCGGTGGAGGATGCTCCGCATGTATAATGAACAGCAGGTTCGGACTGTACGGCGGTCAAAATAAACCAATAAAATTCAGCGGCGAGCTAGATGTGCAGTTCTATAACAAAACCTTCAATCTTTCTATTCCTTATGTGGGTAAAGCTCTACAGCTTACCAGAGAGCATTTTGCACCTTTAGCAGCGCAAGGCACTAACAACGGGAGCGATTACGATGCCTATCGCTGGGTAGTCTACACCTGGAATTTGCTTGGCGATCCTATAATGGAACTTGTAATTTTCAAGCCTCCTGAAAATGATGTTGGCATTGAGCATGTGAATATTTCTGAGGAGGTTAGCGGAATATACTATACCGGGCCACATTACATCAACGCAACTGTAAAGAACTACGGCAACCGCTCCCAAGAGCCTTTTAACGTATCTTGCGAAATTGCTGAAATAGTTGGTAGTAGTGAGATTGTAGTTTTCAATAACACGAAGCAGACTACCGGAGTAATGGCTCAAAACGATACCCAATTAATTACGTGGAGCTACGAGTTCAAGGAGCAAGCAACTTACAGAATAAACGTTAGAACTTTGTTGGGTAGTGACGAGAAATCAGCAAACAATCTGGGCTCGGTACAAATTGACGTTAAGTTTTTAATTGCAGTTACAGAAGGCTGGAATTTAGTTGCCTTACCTTACTTCCCTAAAGAGCTTAAAGCAAGTGAATTAGCTAATAATATTCCTTACTGCAGTCATATAAAAAGATTCGACTCAGAGCTACAAGTTTACGAAACTTATACAAAAGGAACGCCGGCGAGCGATTTCTATTTAGAGAAAGGTTCTGGCTATTTCGTATACGTTACTCAGAGTAGTAAATTCTATATTAACGGCTCCAAGGCGAGCGTATTCGCTAAAAGCTTAAAGCCGGGTTGGAACCTTTTAGGAGCAGTTGCTGAGAGCACTACCAAAGCCAGCTATATAAGCTCTACAATTAATTATTGCTCTGCAATAGCTTATTGGGATAAAGGGCTTGGCAGATTTGTAATTCATATACCAAACACTGCAGTAGGAGATTTCGATATAGAGCGAACAGATGGTTTTGCTGTATATGTGGCTAGTAAAAGCAGCTGGGTGAATAGAGATTGGAGCAGGAGAAGAGCTATTAGCATAAACAACTCTGCAAATCCAAACACATTAACGGAGTACCAGCTGAAGCTCTCAATTCCATACGATTCTGATATGAATTCCGATTTTTCAGATTTGAGGTTTGTAGATTATGAGCTCACTACCGAGCTGCCCTACTGGCTTGAAAATTATGTAGCTAGCAGCTCTGCAAATGTCTGGATTAAAGTGCCTAGAATAGAAGCCTCTACCACAACTACTATTTACATGTATTACGGCAATCCAAACGCTACAAGTATAAGCGACCCTGATAGCGTATTTATATTATATGATAATTTTGAAAAGGACAAAGGCTGGAGCTATTACGAGACTGTATCTCAATTAACAGGCGGTTATGCTACAGACCAATATTTTTCGCCAATCCAATCTTATAAACTCCAACTTCCGGGAGGCTCTTCTATGGACTTAGGCAACTATACCGAAATATACAAAATCATAACTTTGAGCTCGCTCGATAGCATTAACATATCTGTCTATAACCGTGGCTATAATGACGGAGGCTCTTCTGCAGAAGTTTATATGAGGGTATTGGTAAACGAGTCGATAATTATAAGC